One window of Botrimarina mediterranea genomic DNA carries:
- a CDS encoding glycoside hydrolase family 130 protein, which produces MTLRHRVERLFGPEDVRPLNERFKVLGVFNPGAVVVGDEVVLLVRVAETPSDERPGFVGLPRYDASGDAVVDWTPVAELDCTDPRVVRRESDGRVRLTSISHLRVLRRPARGDPAWRVGPVFLPASPIEEYGVEDPRITEIDGRYWITYVAVSRHGAATALASTLDFITFERHGVIFPPENKDVVLFPRKIDGKYVALNRPTAKTNFCRPEIWLSRSPDLLHWGEHQPLLSGLIDWEAERIGAGPPPIELSSGWLVIYHGCGVSDQCVGVGEYCAGAVVLDLFDPRKVLRRSSTPVLRPIADFEREGVVPNVVFPTALIESEATLKVFYGAADTAVGVVEFPLSLLLGSLCER; this is translated from the coding sequence ATGACGCTCCGCCATCGAGTTGAACGGCTGTTTGGTCCTGAGGACGTGCGGCCATTGAACGAACGCTTCAAAGTGCTGGGGGTCTTCAACCCTGGCGCTGTCGTTGTTGGCGACGAGGTCGTGTTGCTGGTCAGAGTAGCTGAAACGCCATCCGATGAGAGGCCCGGCTTCGTGGGACTGCCTCGCTATGATGCGAGTGGCGACGCGGTCGTCGACTGGACGCCCGTCGCCGAACTTGATTGCACCGACCCCCGTGTGGTGCGGCGGGAAAGCGATGGCAGAGTACGACTCACGTCCATCTCTCATTTGAGAGTGTTGCGGCGGCCCGCTCGGGGCGATCCCGCTTGGAGGGTTGGCCCGGTGTTCCTCCCCGCATCGCCAATCGAGGAGTATGGCGTTGAAGACCCTCGCATCACCGAGATCGACGGTCGCTACTGGATCACTTATGTCGCCGTCTCGCGGCATGGCGCTGCGACCGCATTGGCTTCGACGCTCGACTTCATCACATTCGAACGTCACGGCGTAATCTTTCCGCCAGAGAACAAGGACGTTGTGCTCTTCCCTCGCAAGATCGATGGGAAGTACGTCGCACTCAACCGGCCCACGGCGAAGACCAACTTCTGCCGGCCGGAAATCTGGCTCTCGCGCTCGCCCGACCTGCTGCACTGGGGCGAGCACCAGCCCCTCCTCAGTGGTCTCATCGACTGGGAAGCCGAACGCATCGGCGCCGGACCGCCACCAATCGAGCTGTCGTCAGGGTGGTTAGTGATCTACCACGGTTGCGGCGTTTCGGATCAGTGTGTCGGCGTTGGCGAGTATTGCGCCGGCGCCGTTGTGCTCGACCTTTTCGATCCGAGGAAGGTTCTTCGCCGTAGCTCTACGCCCGTGTTGCGCCCGATTGCAGATTTCGAGCGAGAGGGTGTTGTGCCCAACGTGGTCTTCCCAACGGCGCTCATCGAAAGTGAAGCGACGCTGAAGGTCTTCTACGGCGCCGCTGACACCGCCGTGGGGGTCGTGGAGTTCCCGCTCAGCTTATTGCTCGGATCGCTGTGCGAACGGTGA
- a CDS encoding glycosyltransferase family 4 protein, which produces MAESDVHKVAFVGDYPPRKCGIATFTHDLSTAVAKHVSNECLIVPVDDIDGGYDYPPEVRFQIVQQDRDSYRRAADFLNFSSVDVVSLQHEFGIFGGPGGVHILSLLRELRVPVVTTLHTVLPNPDKTLRRVMEQLVQLSTRLVVMTERSRATLREVYQVADEKIDLIVHGIPDRPFADPNFYKDQFDLAGKQVGLTFGLLSPNKGIEVVIKAIPEILRSAPNFVYVVLGATHPSLLRNDGETYRIGLERMAKELGVQKHVVFYNRFVELEELTNFIGAADVYITPYLNEAQAVSGTLAYSFGCGQAVISTPYWHAEELLADGRGVLVPFGDSRAMAKATTDLLCDEPRRHAMRKRAYLLGREMVWSHVAGLYSASFQNARRSQATSPKPLAIKTLDEQPLEHPKIRLDHVLRMTDSTGIFQHATYSLPNFQEGYCTDDNARALILTVLLEELGHDSVGLHQAASSYAAFLNHAYDPAIGRFRNFMSFDRKWLERDGSDDSQGRTLWALGTCAGRSQRRSFQSWAVQLFQQALPACAQTSSPRTWALALIGIHEYLRRFSGDRLASQMRDKLTDKLIDLYDRTATDDWPWFEEVASYANAKLPHALILSGRWSGNEKALTIGLTSLRWLAVKQLSPEGRFRPIGCNGFCRRGEPIAAYDQQPIEANAMISASIEAHNAGGDPFWLNQAHLAFDWFLCRNDLGQPLYDSGTGGCHDGLQEGRVNENQGAESTLAFLLSLAEMEQLESSLLIAAPTKSPPAASAPENHQALRLVHAD; this is translated from the coding sequence GTGGCAGAATCGGATGTTCATAAGGTCGCGTTCGTCGGCGATTATCCGCCGCGGAAGTGCGGCATCGCTACCTTCACGCATGACCTGAGCACCGCGGTTGCGAAACACGTATCGAACGAGTGCCTCATTGTCCCTGTGGACGATATCGACGGGGGCTACGACTACCCACCCGAGGTGCGTTTTCAGATCGTTCAGCAGGATCGCGACTCCTACCGCCGCGCCGCTGACTTCCTCAACTTTAGTAGCGTCGATGTCGTCTCGCTCCAACACGAGTTCGGCATCTTCGGCGGGCCCGGCGGCGTTCATATCCTGTCGCTCCTTCGGGAACTGAGGGTGCCGGTCGTCACGACGCTACACACGGTGCTCCCCAACCCCGACAAGACGCTTCGTCGCGTCATGGAACAGTTGGTGCAGCTCTCGACGCGCCTGGTGGTGATGACCGAGCGCAGCCGCGCAACGTTGCGAGAGGTCTACCAAGTCGCGGATGAGAAGATCGACCTGATCGTCCACGGCATCCCCGACCGGCCTTTCGCCGACCCGAACTTCTACAAGGACCAGTTCGACCTCGCTGGCAAGCAGGTAGGGCTCACTTTCGGTTTGCTCTCGCCGAACAAAGGGATCGAAGTCGTCATCAAAGCGATCCCGGAGATCCTCCGCTCGGCGCCCAACTTCGTCTACGTGGTGCTCGGGGCGACGCATCCAAGCCTCCTGCGGAACGACGGCGAGACGTACCGGATCGGGCTGGAACGGATGGCGAAAGAACTCGGGGTGCAGAAACACGTCGTCTTCTACAATCGCTTTGTCGAGCTTGAAGAGCTGACCAACTTCATCGGCGCAGCTGACGTCTACATCACGCCCTACCTGAATGAGGCCCAGGCGGTCTCGGGAACACTTGCCTACTCGTTTGGCTGCGGACAAGCAGTTATCTCGACTCCCTACTGGCACGCCGAAGAACTGTTGGCTGACGGACGCGGCGTCCTTGTCCCCTTCGGCGATTCGCGGGCTATGGCGAAAGCGACCACCGATCTTTTGTGCGACGAGCCGCGTCGCCACGCGATGCGTAAACGGGCCTATCTCCTAGGGCGCGAGATGGTCTGGAGCCACGTCGCCGGCCTTTACTCGGCGTCATTCCAGAATGCGCGGCGCAGCCAAGCGACGTCTCCAAAGCCCCTGGCGATCAAGACCCTCGACGAGCAACCGCTCGAACACCCAAAGATCCGCCTCGACCACGTCCTGCGGATGACCGATTCAACGGGCATCTTCCAGCACGCGACCTACTCCCTGCCAAATTTCCAAGAGGGTTATTGCACCGACGACAACGCCCGGGCGCTGATCCTCACGGTACTGCTCGAAGAGCTCGGGCACGACTCGGTAGGACTGCATCAGGCCGCGTCGAGCTATGCAGCGTTCCTGAACCATGCGTACGACCCAGCGATCGGTCGGTTCCGCAACTTCATGAGTTTCGATCGCAAGTGGCTCGAACGTGACGGCTCGGACGACTCACAGGGACGCACGCTCTGGGCGCTCGGGACCTGCGCGGGCCGATCGCAGCGAAGAAGCTTTCAGTCATGGGCCGTGCAGCTCTTCCAACAGGCGCTCCCAGCCTGCGCGCAGACAAGTTCTCCCCGCACCTGGGCGCTGGCGCTGATTGGCATCCACGAGTACCTCCGCCGGTTCAGTGGCGATCGGCTCGCGAGCCAAATGCGTGATAAGCTCACTGACAAGCTCATCGACCTCTATGATCGCACCGCGACCGACGATTGGCCGTGGTTCGAGGAGGTCGCTTCTTATGCCAACGCGAAACTACCTCACGCGCTGATCCTCAGCGGACGCTGGAGCGGCAACGAGAAGGCCCTCACAATCGGGCTGACATCGCTCAGATGGTTGGCTGTCAAGCAGCTCTCGCCCGAGGGCCGCTTCCGGCCCATCGGTTGCAATGGGTTCTGTCGGCGCGGCGAGCCAATCGCCGCCTACGACCAGCAGCCGATCGAAGCCAACGCGATGATCTCGGCTTCGATCGAGGCCCATAACGCCGGAGGGGACCCCTTCTGGCTCAACCAAGCCCACCTCGCGTTCGACTGGTTCCTCTGCCGTAACGATCTCGGTCAGCCGCTCTACGACTCGGGCACCGGCGGCTGCCACGACGGTCTACAAGAGGGCCGCGTCAACGAGAACCAAGGCGCCGAATCGACGCTGGCGTTCCTCCTGTCGCTCGCCGAGATGGAGCAGCTGGAAAGCTCGCTGCTAATTGCCGCCCCCACGAAATCACCCCCCGCGGCTTCCGCTCCGGAAAATCACCAAGCCCTACGACTTGTGCATGCAGATTAA
- a CDS encoding glycoside hydrolase family 130 protein, which produces MQIKRTGIVLSPNSRRVILRPFIPFPEERKLRIIARIATLSEEEVDKQLSHIVEEFHGRHQRPRDFLLRRFDRVREHLITDAPLSENRQLLIGAYFTQEYAVESAALFNPSIVWHPDQAGLSVGSKRFVVSLRATGEGHLSSITFRTGVIDAQCRIEMDEPTRFATPPNVLPDPGYQKALFHRKLTELGLAGVFTNHVMDRLDEEFSLEQLDAALLLTVRENRSRHQEHLTVYDGIVALAKSNYEIIYPTDTKLSERLILPYSPTESAGIEDARFVCFEEPDGDIRYYATYSAYDGKVVLPQMLETADFLRFRMHTLNGPGVANKGFALFPRRVNDRYVMISRQDGENLFLMESDNLYFWHSKRIIVRPTFPWEYVQIGNCGSPIETDAGWLVLTHGVGAMRKYSIGALLLDRDDPSRVIGRLRHPLVTPDENEREGYVPNVVYSCGAAVHEGVLIIPYAMSDYASTFATIGMDEVLAAMEPA; this is translated from the coding sequence ATGCAGATTAAAAGAACTGGGATCGTTCTCTCCCCCAATAGCCGGCGGGTCATCCTACGACCTTTTATTCCGTTCCCCGAGGAGAGGAAGCTACGTATCATTGCGCGAATCGCCACGTTGTCGGAGGAAGAGGTCGATAAGCAACTCTCTCACATCGTCGAGGAGTTCCACGGCCGGCATCAGCGGCCACGCGACTTCTTGCTCCGTCGATTTGACAGGGTCCGCGAGCACCTGATCACCGACGCGCCGCTGAGCGAGAACCGGCAACTCTTGATTGGGGCTTACTTCACGCAAGAGTACGCCGTCGAATCGGCAGCGCTCTTCAACCCGTCGATTGTCTGGCATCCCGATCAGGCGGGGTTATCGGTAGGCTCGAAGCGTTTTGTCGTGAGCCTGCGCGCCACCGGCGAAGGCCACCTCTCGTCGATCACCTTCCGGACCGGCGTCATCGACGCCCAATGCCGGATCGAGATGGACGAGCCCACCCGTTTCGCTACGCCGCCCAACGTTCTGCCCGACCCGGGATACCAGAAGGCGCTCTTCCATCGGAAGCTGACCGAGCTCGGGTTAGCCGGCGTCTTCACCAATCACGTGATGGACCGCCTCGACGAAGAGTTCTCCCTTGAGCAACTCGACGCCGCGCTACTGCTCACCGTCCGCGAGAACCGCTCCCGTCATCAAGAGCATCTAACGGTCTACGACGGGATCGTGGCGCTCGCGAAATCAAATTACGAGATCATCTACCCTACCGACACCAAGCTGTCAGAGCGGCTCATCCTCCCTTACAGCCCGACCGAGTCGGCGGGGATCGAAGACGCCCGCTTCGTTTGTTTCGAAGAACCGGACGGAGACATCCGGTACTACGCAACCTACAGCGCGTACGACGGCAAAGTCGTGCTGCCTCAGATGCTTGAGACCGCTGACTTCCTGCGGTTCAGGATGCACACCCTCAACGGGCCAGGCGTTGCGAACAAGGGCTTTGCTCTCTTTCCGCGCCGGGTCAACGACCGCTACGTGATGATCTCACGGCAAGACGGCGAGAACCTCTTCTTGATGGAGTCCGACAACCTCTACTTTTGGCACTCGAAGCGGATCATTGTCAGGCCGACTTTCCCTTGGGAGTATGTGCAGATCGGCAACTGTGGGTCCCCGATCGAGACAGACGCCGGCTGGCTGGTGCTCACCCACGGCGTCGGCGCGATGCGCAAGTACAGCATCGGCGCCTTGCTGCTCGACCGCGACGATCCCTCGCGCGTCATCGGCCGACTGCGACATCCGCTGGTCACTCCCGACGAGAACGAACGCGAAGGTTACGTGCCGAACGTCGTCTACAGCTGCGGAGCGGCCGTCCACGAGGGCGTGCTGATAATCCCTTACGCGATGTCCGACTACGCCTCAACGTTCGCGACGATCGGCATGGACGAAGTCTTGGCTGCCATGGAGCCGGCCTGA
- a CDS encoding suppressor of fused domain protein codes for MEFCYQLRLHYEQQWSNNATVRSWDHGPTGQLPPEFCVLEFPPSQTRSMWTYATCCMSQANDKNPIEIHLFSDVQANAHVELLTVIAHYHRTGKQLGLGHTVNFGRPWLPGSECDHGLLSLPYLDGPNLEFFETPQFTKTVCCLWLVPITAAEANYARCNGLEALEEKLEESRFNYLESQRPSVV; via the coding sequence ATGGAATTCTGCTATCAATTACGGCTCCACTACGAACAACAATGGTCTAATAATGCCACTGTGCGTTCGTGGGACCACGGTCCTACTGGGCAACTTCCTCCAGAGTTCTGTGTCTTGGAGTTTCCACCAAGCCAGACACGCAGTATGTGGACCTACGCTACATGTTGCATGTCTCAAGCGAATGACAAGAACCCCATAGAGATTCACCTATTTTCTGATGTGCAAGCGAATGCTCACGTCGAGTTACTAACGGTCATTGCACACTACCATAGAACTGGCAAGCAGCTTGGTCTTGGGCACACCGTGAACTTTGGGCGCCCTTGGCTTCCAGGGTCAGAGTGTGACCATGGTTTGCTTTCGTTGCCCTACCTTGATGGCCCCAACCTTGAGTTTTTTGAAACACCGCAATTTACCAAGACCGTTTGTTGTCTGTGGTTAGTCCCCATCACTGCAGCAGAGGCGAACTATGCTAGGTGTAACGGCCTTGAAGCACTTGAAGAGAAACTCGAAGAGAGCAGATTCAACTACCTTGAGTCTCAACGCCCAAGTGTCGTTTAA
- a CDS encoding PEP-CTERM sorting domain-containing protein (PEP-CTERM proteins occur, often in large numbers, in the proteomes of bacteria that also encode an exosortase, a predicted intramembrane cysteine proteinase. The presence of a PEP-CTERM domain at a protein's C-terminus predicts cleavage within the sorting domain, followed by covalent anchoring to some some component of the (usually Gram-negative) cell surface. Many PEP-CTERM proteins exhibit an unusual sequence composition that includes large numbers of potential glycosylation sites. Expression of one such protein has been shown restore the ability of a bacterium to form floc, a type of biofilm.) has protein sequence MMHRVLFVAGAFFLSGVCHATTVGFGQLGGSNSTVPKNLASRATTDGNGFVVSDGATPNIEVSWDVNGEQNNGNPASNGWDIHTSNFFTDIEGVTVGGGLWDNEGGVPRVGQLDFGLHTIGFAADAGAQLVLNSFDFGHTGETAGTTMWDLTLTDSGSNVAWSQSVTFTNGMAQTFAPNFIGLSGEDYTLTFQRTSSTYGSDGRHAIDNLSFNQIPDLSNPIGALVINRSGPNAGTAHIRADQAFSFSEYEIRSTSGALIPDEWTSVASTGADTNETWSIVSSTATSLHEEDDASGPNDGLSLNAGGQYNLGNAFGILPRFRRDGTTLTGWEDAAITINDPSGTLLAILPEYVGSPVPWGDYNGDLIVNAQDWPLFRAGLGGSYSGLTAAQAYLRGDLDGDFDSDIHDFNLFVELAGGASNLFGPNAVPEPSTVAMLALAGVVLSTGRRLRGASALLTGFIAVAVGTSAQAQTLQNFGVVGSTPVISIPEGQQNENANAGPDKFFDDTILDESGQIVFDLFSTNYTDPDLFPGGFLGQYAIGGETPGAVDSAVVFMDYGAPVTANWFAYAQRTGGNPIADKVGKLEFWFSNSDFGGALPNDAPDSVVNLLPGDNRINDSVIRPYSLGGDRTGQYVAMRITETAASGTLTSTSRIGGHEFRLLDGPSDVVLTVNRANGEMTLRNNLSGAEDIFMKGYTIESPAGALVSSSFNGVRGDGPFPLGNGSGNGWELALGGDPSRLAETFFAGQTTFAAGAGAVSLGSAYNSLVGSEDLAFLWTNSQGEVYNARVEYIGAATKVGGDYNDDGVVDAADYTVWRDNLNTNNTLPNDATPGSVTQADYVLWSNNYGKSVAASFAAAVPEPGAALLMSVAAVLSACRRRGRTN, from the coding sequence ATGATGCACCGGGTTCTATTCGTGGCGGGAGCCTTCTTTCTCTCCGGGGTCTGCCACGCCACCACGGTTGGCTTCGGCCAACTGGGGGGCAGCAACTCGACTGTGCCGAAGAATCTCGCATCGCGCGCGACAACAGACGGCAACGGATTCGTGGTCAGCGACGGCGCGACCCCAAATATCGAGGTGTCGTGGGACGTCAACGGCGAGCAGAACAACGGGAACCCGGCCTCCAATGGTTGGGACATTCACACGTCGAACTTCTTCACGGATATCGAGGGTGTCACCGTCGGCGGCGGCCTCTGGGACAACGAAGGGGGCGTGCCCCGTGTCGGCCAACTCGATTTCGGCCTGCACACCATCGGGTTCGCGGCCGACGCCGGAGCCCAGCTTGTCCTTAATTCGTTTGATTTCGGTCACACCGGCGAGACAGCCGGCACAACCATGTGGGACCTCACCCTGACGGATTCGGGGTCCAACGTGGCGTGGAGCCAGTCGGTCACCTTCACGAACGGGATGGCGCAGACGTTTGCCCCGAACTTCATCGGTCTGTCCGGCGAGGACTACACCCTCACCTTCCAACGCACCAGTTCCACCTACGGCTCTGACGGCCGGCATGCGATTGACAACCTGAGCTTCAATCAGATCCCGGACCTATCCAATCCGATCGGGGCGCTGGTCATCAACCGCAGCGGCCCGAATGCCGGAACAGCGCACATCCGCGCCGATCAGGCCTTCTCGTTCAGCGAGTACGAGATTCGTTCAACGAGCGGGGCGTTGATCCCCGACGAATGGACCTCCGTGGCAAGCACCGGCGCCGACACCAATGAGACTTGGTCGATCGTCAGCAGCACGGCGACCTCCCTACACGAGGAAGACGACGCCTCCGGTCCCAACGACGGTTTGTCGTTGAACGCGGGCGGACAATACAACCTCGGGAACGCGTTCGGTATCCTCCCAAGGTTTCGTCGCGATGGAACGACCCTTACCGGTTGGGAAGACGCCGCCATCACGATCAACGATCCGAGCGGAACGCTCCTGGCCATACTGCCCGAGTATGTGGGCAGCCCCGTGCCGTGGGGAGATTACAACGGCGACCTCATCGTGAACGCCCAAGACTGGCCGCTCTTCCGTGCAGGGCTCGGCGGCAGCTACAGCGGCTTGACCGCGGCCCAGGCCTACCTGCGCGGCGATCTGGACGGCGACTTCGACAGCGACATCCATGACTTCAACCTCTTCGTCGAACTCGCCGGCGGCGCGAGCAACCTCTTCGGTCCAAACGCGGTCCCCGAGCCGTCAACCGTCGCGATGCTGGCGCTCGCGGGAGTCGTTCTATCAACGGGTCGCCGGCTACGGGGCGCCTCGGCGTTGTTGACCGGATTCATTGCCGTCGCCGTCGGAACGTCGGCCCAAGCCCAGACGCTGCAAAACTTCGGCGTTGTCGGTTCAACTCCGGTCATCTCGATCCCCGAGGGGCAGCAGAACGAGAACGCCAACGCCGGCCCCGACAAGTTCTTCGACGACACGATCCTGGATGAATCAGGACAGATCGTGTTCGACCTCTTCTCAACCAACTACACGGACCCCGATCTGTTCCCCGGCGGGTTCCTCGGGCAGTACGCGATCGGCGGCGAGACGCCGGGCGCCGTCGATTCCGCTGTTGTCTTCATGGACTACGGCGCTCCGGTCACCGCCAACTGGTTTGCTTACGCGCAGCGAACGGGCGGCAACCCCATCGCCGACAAGGTTGGCAAACTCGAGTTCTGGTTCAGCAACAGCGACTTCGGCGGCGCTCTCCCGAACGACGCCCCCGACTCCGTCGTCAACCTGTTGCCGGGCGACAATCGCATCAACGACAGCGTCATCCGTCCCTACAGCCTGGGGGGTGATCGCACCGGACAGTACGTCGCGATGCGGATCACCGAGACCGCCGCGTCGGGGACCTTGACCAGCACCAGCCGCATCGGCGGGCACGAGTTCCGTCTGCTCGACGGGCCGTCCGACGTGGTGCTGACCGTCAATCGCGCGAACGGCGAGATGACGCTCCGCAACAACCTATCGGGCGCGGAGGACATCTTCATGAAGGGCTACACGATCGAGAGCCCCGCCGGCGCGCTGGTCTCGTCGAGCTTCAATGGCGTCCGTGGCGATGGGCCATTCCCGCTAGGGAATGGGAGCGGCAACGGTTGGGAGCTGGCGCTCGGCGGCGACCCGTCGCGTCTCGCCGAGACCTTCTTCGCCGGCCAAACCACCTTCGCCGCCGGCGCTGGCGCCGTTAGCCTGGGCAGCGCCTACAACAGCCTGGTTGGTTCGGAGGACCTCGCCTTCTTGTGGACCAACTCGCAAGGCGAAGTCTACAACGCGCGTGTCGAGTACATCGGCGCCGCTACAAAGGTAGGCGGCGATTACAACGACGACGGCGTCGTCGACGCGGCCGACTATACCGTCTGGCGTGACAACCTGAACACCAACAACACGCTGCCGAACGACGCCACTCCTGGAAGCGTCACCCAGGCTGACTACGTGTTGTGGAGCAACAACTACGGCAAGTCCGTTGCGGCGAGCTTCGCTGCCGCTGTGCCCGAACCAGGCGCCGCGCTCCTGATGAGCGTCGCCGCCGTGCTCTCGGCTTGCCGGCGGAGGGGGCGAACCAACTGA
- a CDS encoding DUF1559 family PulG-like putative transporter has translation MFKTGPKTSISPQRPWIYTWRYDRAPTSPCSNDLHTSGFTLVELLVVIAIIGILVALLLPAVQAAREAARRSQCTSQLKNWTLGMINHESTFGIWPASGWPGEWSSDPGRGSGADQPGGWLFATLPYVEEQALHDTGEGLTGAARSEAMIQRDATPLPLANCPSRRNGGPYPYPHGGPVRTGDGAGGVMGYTYTQAARSDYAISVGDDNDYDISGGSRCRSISPASYVQQTYPAGFPPKLALFSGVSFCGNAVPSRAITDGLSNTFALGEKWTPAEHYETGLYQGDDWSMFIGFQDDMVRSTFYTGVSAAGVPRKATHLPRSTNETLSAVVADVGAPASREIFGSSHPGVCLFSMCDGSVVTVGFDVDPETYRRMGARNDDGVAKVAPR, from the coding sequence ATGTTTAAAACGGGACCGAAGACGTCGATTAGCCCTCAGCGGCCATGGATTTATACATGGCGCTATGACCGTGCTCCGACTTCGCCGTGTAGCAATGATTTACACACGTCCGGGTTTACACTGGTCGAGCTGCTCGTAGTAATCGCCATCATCGGCATCCTCGTGGCGTTGTTGTTGCCGGCCGTTCAAGCGGCAAGAGAAGCCGCGCGTCGTTCTCAGTGCACCTCGCAGCTGAAGAACTGGACGCTAGGGATGATTAATCACGAAAGCACTTTCGGGATTTGGCCGGCGTCGGGATGGCCTGGGGAGTGGAGCTCGGACCCGGGTCGGGGGAGCGGCGCCGATCAGCCGGGAGGATGGTTGTTTGCAACGTTGCCTTACGTCGAGGAGCAAGCCCTACACGACACCGGCGAGGGGCTGACCGGGGCGGCGAGGAGCGAGGCGATGATCCAGCGGGATGCGACGCCACTGCCTTTGGCGAATTGCCCCTCTCGTCGCAACGGCGGGCCCTATCCCTACCCTCACGGCGGCCCGGTCCGCACCGGCGACGGCGCAGGTGGGGTCATGGGATACACCTACACCCAAGCCGCCCGCAGCGACTACGCCATCAGCGTCGGTGACGACAACGACTACGACATCAGCGGGGGCAGCCGTTGCCGCTCGATCTCGCCGGCAAGCTACGTGCAGCAGACCTACCCGGCCGGCTTCCCGCCGAAGCTCGCCTTGTTCTCGGGCGTCTCCTTCTGCGGAAACGCGGTCCCGTCGCGGGCAATCACCGACGGCCTCTCGAACACTTTCGCCTTAGGTGAAAAGTGGACGCCCGCCGAGCACTACGAGACGGGCCTGTATCAGGGCGATGACTGGTCGATGTTCATCGGCTTCCAAGACGACATGGTGCGATCGACTTTCTACACCGGCGTCTCCGCCGCGGGCGTGCCTCGCAAAGCGACTCACCTACCTCGATCGACAAACGAAACGCTATCGGCAGTGGTGGCGGACGTCGGGGCTCCCGCGTCGCGCGAGATCTTCGGGAGCAGCCATCCCGGCGTCTGCTTGTTCTCCATGTGCGATGGCTCGGTCGTGACGGTCGGCTTTGACGTCGACCCCGAGACCTACCGACGCATGGGCGCTCGTAACGACGATGGCGTCGCCAAGGTGGCGCCTCGGTAA
- a CDS encoding sigma-70 family RNA polymerase sigma factor, with amino-acid sequence MNQDPGEGRLQNSDPPNRGDFVQLLTKAQLGLLRYITTLVGNPEAASNILQNTNLLLWQKADEFEPGTNFDAWATTVAYWQVRAYGRDRKRDRHIFSDELVVQLADETDEGRDMDVTISLLRSCLQSLGDSSRELISMRYNLGLSIQQLSSRLDKSPSAVKGALLRARRALRQCIESKRLQAK; translated from the coding sequence ATGAACCAGGACCCGGGCGAGGGACGGTTGCAAAATAGCGACCCGCCCAATCGTGGCGACTTTGTTCAGCTGTTGACGAAGGCACAGCTGGGGCTGCTCCGCTACATCACCACTCTCGTCGGAAACCCCGAAGCGGCGTCGAATATCCTCCAGAACACTAACTTGTTGCTGTGGCAGAAGGCCGACGAGTTTGAACCCGGAACCAATTTCGATGCATGGGCCACAACCGTCGCTTACTGGCAAGTGAGGGCGTATGGCCGCGATCGTAAGCGAGACCGGCATATCTTCAGTGATGAACTTGTAGTCCAGTTGGCGGACGAGACGGACGAGGGGAGGGACATGGACGTCACCATCAGCTTGTTGCGGTCCTGCTTGCAAAGTCTCGGGGACAGCAGCCGTGAACTGATCAGCATGCGATACAACCTGGGACTATCGATACAGCAGCTATCGTCCCGGCTCGACAAATCCCCTTCTGCCGTGAAAGGCGCCCTGTTGCGCGCGCGCCGTGCCCTCCGACAGTGCATCGAGAGCAAACGTTTGCAAGCGAAATAA